The genomic interval GATGCCTTTCGCTAAAAAAATCTTTTTGTTTGCACAATAAATTATTGTTTAACTTTGTTCCCCTAAAACAGAAAGTAGTAGGATGAAAGGCAATTATTCAAAAATCGTCTTTTTACTGAGTTTCTCATTACTATTGGGAGCTTGCAGTAAAAGCAAAAAAGGAGAATCCTCCGCAACAGGTTGGAAGTATAACGACCAAAAATGGGGTGGATTTGAAAAGGTTGACTATAATGGACAGTCCACCGGACCAAATCTTGTACTTATTGAAGGGGGTACTTTTACCATGGGACTTACCGAGGAAGATGTAACGTATGAATGGAATAACATCCCCCGTAGGGTGACTGTTTCTTCATTTTATATGGACGAAACTGAGGTGTCTAACATCAATTATCGCGAATATGTTTATTACCTTAACCGGGTTTATAAATCATATCCAGAGGTATTTAAGAAAGCACTTCCAGACACTTTAGTGTGGCGGGAAGAGCTAGCTTACAACGAACCATTCGTTGAAACTTATTTCAGATATCCATCCTATGATGAATATCCAGTAGTAGGTGTAAGCTGGTTACAAGCTAAAGAATATTGTAAATGGAGAACAGATCGAGTGAATGAATTCATTCTTATCGAAAAAGGAATCTTAAATCCAAATCCGGATCAGGTAGATTCTGATAATTTCAACACCGGTTCATACCTGGCTGGACAATATCAAGGAAATGTTCGTAAAAACCTTGAAGATTTACAGACAGGTGGAGAAAGACCCGTAAAATTTGATGATGGGATTCTTTTACCTGAATATAGATTGCCAACAGAATCTGAGTGGGAATATGCCGCTTTAGCTTTAAAAGGTAAACAATCAGAAAATAAAGATGAGTTGATTACCGACAGAAGGAATTATCCTTGGGATGGTAATACAGCGAGATACAAAAGAAGAGATAAATACATGGGTAACATTCTGGCAAACTTTAAGAGAAGCCAGGGTGACTACATGGGTATGGCTGGAAAATTAAATGACCATGCTCATATAACGGCTCCTGTACGTACCTATTATCCAAATGATTTTGGTCTTTATAATATGGCTGGAAACGTTTCAGAATGGGTAGAAGATTTATTCCGCCCTTTAACTTCCACTACCTTAAGAGATGTCGAAAACCACGATTTGAATCCTTTTAGAGGTAATGAATTTAAAGAATTAACATTAGATGAAGCAGGAAATCCTGTTGAAAAAGACAGCTTAGGTAAGATGAGATTTCAAATGGTTTCAGATTCTGCTGTTGAATTCCGTGAAAACTATAATAAAGGAGATGTTAAAAAGTACCGCGATGATGATGATGAAGTAATTAAGTATCAATATGGTAAATCCTCATTGATCAATGAAAAATCAAGAGTTTACAAAGGTGGTTCTTGGGCAGATCGTTTATTTTGGTGTTCTCCAGGTGCTCGTAGATTTAAAGATGAAGATAAGTCAGATCGTACCATTGGTTTTAGATGTGCGATGACTCGTACCGGAGGACCAGAAGGTAATGAAGATGCTGGTGGTCTTGAATTTAAGCGCAAAATGCCTAAAGTAAAAAGAGATTATAAATAGTTCTTTTAAAAGATAAATTTTTTAAAACTCATCCTCACCTAGGGGATGAGTTTTTTTTATATGAATTTACCTGTATCATACAAACGTTACCTGGATCAAGACCGAAAGCTATTTACGGATACCAGGAAGTTAATACCTGAGGGCGTTTTTATAGCACTGCAGGGTCCAAATTTTAATGGCAACACCTATGCACAGGAAGCTTTAGAAAGAGGTGCTGCCT from Saprospiraceae bacterium carries:
- a CDS encoding SUMF1/EgtB/PvdO family nonheme iron enzyme, whose product is MKGNYSKIVFLLSFSLLLGACSKSKKGESSATGWKYNDQKWGGFEKVDYNGQSTGPNLVLIEGGTFTMGLTEEDVTYEWNNIPRRVTVSSFYMDETEVSNINYREYVYYLNRVYKSYPEVFKKALPDTLVWREELAYNEPFVETYFRYPSYDEYPVVGVSWLQAKEYCKWRTDRVNEFILIEKGILNPNPDQVDSDNFNTGSYLAGQYQGNVRKNLEDLQTGGERPVKFDDGILLPEYRLPTESEWEYAALALKGKQSENKDELITDRRNYPWDGNTARYKRRDKYMGNILANFKRSQGDYMGMAGKLNDHAHITAPVRTYYPNDFGLYNMAGNVSEWVEDLFRPLTSTTLRDVENHDLNPFRGNEFKELTLDEAGNPVEKDSLGKMRFQMVSDSAVEFRENYNKGDVKKYRDDDDEVIKYQYGKSSLINEKSRVYKGGSWADRLFWCSPGARRFKDEDKSDRTIGFRCAMTRTGGPEGNEDAGGLEFKRKMPKVKRDYK